In the Sinomonas cyclohexanicum genome, CCGTAGAACAGCGCGCCGTTGAGGATCAGGCCCGCCCCGATGCCCGAGCCGATCTTGACGAACATGAGGTTCTCGATGCCGTTGTGCGGTCCCCAGGTGACCTCGCTGAGTGCGCCGAGATTGGCGTCGTTGTCCACGAAGACGGGAAGTCCGAGCCGGTCCTCGAGGCGCGCGAGGATGTGGAATCCGACCCATTCCGGCAGGATGGCGCCCTGGACCACGGTGCCTGTTCGGTGGTCGATCGGGCCCGGGATCCCCGCGCCGACGCCCACGATGTGCTCGCGGCGAGTGCCGGTCTGCTGGAGCAGCCGGTCGAGCACCTCGACCGCTGCGGCGATGCTGACGTCGGCCTGGTGGCCGAGGGGCAGGCTCATGCTCTCCTCGGCAAGCACCTCGTACGCGAGGTTGGCCAGGACGACGCGCAGGTGCCGGCGGCCGAAGTCTATGCCGACGGCAACGGCCGAGTTGCTGTTGAGCCGGACGCTCAGCGCTCGCCTTCCCGAGCTCGTGGTCGGCTCGGTCGCGACCACGTTGGCGTCCTGGAGGACTTTGACGATGTTCGAGACGGTGGCCGTGGAGAGGCCGGTCTGTCGGGATAGCTCGGCCTGGGTGGCCGGCCCCGCCATGAGGGCCTCGACGAGCCGCTGTTCATTGAGCTTGCGCAGCGCGGATTGTGAGCCCGGATTGCCGGCGCCGCTCGTCCTCGAGCGCAGGGTGGAGACCATGATGTACAGCTTCCCCTCAGCGGAGCTTGTCGTCAAGAAATGAACACAAGATGGCTTCATCGCCACCACTCTGCTCGGCTACTAGTCTTGGCGCATGAGCCCTGTCATCGACTTCGGGGGGAGCACCCCGGATATCCATCCCAGCGCGTTCGTGGCCCCGACCGCGTCCATCATTGGCGACGCGCACCTCGCGGAGCACTCGAGCGCGTTCTACGGGGTCTCCGTCCGGGCGGACACCGCCACGATCACTGTCGGTGCCGGCAGCAATCTGCAGGACAACGTGGTCCTCCATGCCGATGCCGGCTTCCCCTGCACCGTGGGCGCCGGAGTATCGGTGGGGCACAACGCCGTCGTGCACGGCTGCACGGTGGGGGACAACGTCCTGGTCGGCATGAGCGCGACCATCATGAACGGCGCCGTGATCGGCTCCGAGTCACTCGTGGCCGCCGGCGCCGTGGTGCTCGAGGGCACTGAGGTGCCGCCGCGGTCCCTTGTGGCGGGGGTCCCGGCGAAGGTGCGACGCGAATTGACGGAGGACGAGGTCAAAGGCCTGTACCGCAACGCCTCGCACTACGTCGACCTGGCCCGGGCCCACCGCCAGGTCAACGGCCACTGACCCCGGCCCGACCTCGGTGCTAGGCGAAGACGACCGTCCGGTGTCCGTCCAGCAGGACCCGGTGCTCGGCGTGCCACTGGACGGCCCGGCACAGCGTGCGCCCCTCGACGTCGCGGCCCAGCCGCACGAGCTGGTCGGCCGTCTTGGAGTGGTCCACCCGGATGACCTCCTGCTCGATGATGGGCCCCTCGTCGAGCGCGGCGGTCACATAGTGCGCGGTGGCGCCAATGATCTTCACGCCGCGTGCGTGCGCCTGGTGGTAGGGCTTGGCGCCCTTGAACGAGGGCAGGAAAGAGTGGTGGATGTTGATGGCCCGGCCCTCGAGGGCGCGGCAGAGGTCGTCGGACAGGACCTGCATGTACCGCGCGAGCACCACGAGCTCCACCTCGTGTTCGGCGACGAGCTCGAGGAGGCGCGCCTCGGCAGCCGCCTTCGTCGCGGCGGTGACGGGGAGGTGCACGAACGGCACGCCGTAGAACTCCGCCATCGGCGCGAGATCGGTGTGGTTCGAGACGACCACCGGGACCTCGATGGGCAGCGTGCCGGTGCGCTGCTGGAACAGGAGGTCGTTGAGCGTGCGGCCGTCCTTGGAGCACATGATGAGCGTGCGGACGGGCCGCCCGCCGTCGAACAGGCCGAGCTTCATCGAGAACGCCTCTGCGACGGGCGCGAGCGTGGCCTCGAGGGCGGAGCGCGGGGACTCGGTCTCGACTTCCACGCGCATGAAGAACGTGCCCGTGTCCGGGCTCTCGTACTGCCGTGACTCGGCGATGTTGCAGCCTGCCTCGAGCAGCGCACCGGAGACGGCGTGCACGATCCCGGGCCGGTCGGGGCAGGAAAGGGTCACGATGAAGGTGTTGCGGTCCACGCGCCCTAGCCTACCGAGCGCCCGGCGCGGCCCTCAGCGCACGACGCCGGCCGCCTCCGCGCGCACGGGCCCCCGCCGCAGTTGCCGGGTCGCGGCAACCGCGGCGGCACGCCCGGCGCGGGTGGCCCCCACGGTCGAGGCCGACGCCCCATAGCCGACCAGGAACAGCCGCGGCTCGCGCACCACGGTGACCCCGTCCCGCCCCATGAGCACCCCGCCGCCGGGCTCGCGGACGTGCAGGGGCGCGAGGTGCCCGAGGGAGGCGCGGAAGCCGGTGGCCCACAGGATCGCGTCCAGCTCGAGCCCCGTGCCGTCGGCCAGGATCGCCCCAGTGGGAGTGATCCGTTCGAGCGGCCCGCGCGAGACGAGCACGCCGGAGTGCATCCCTGCGAGGTACTGCTCGGTGAGAGGCAGGCCCGTCGCGGCCGAGACGGAGAGTGGCGGGAGCCCCGCGCGGGTGCGATCGTTGACCCGGCGCTCGACGTCGACGCCCCAGTCGGCGTCGAACGGGGCCTCGGTCCACTGGGGCGGCCGTCGCGTGGACCAGAACGTGTGGGCACCTGCCGCGTCGAGCTGGAGGAGGAACTGAAGGGCGCTCGTCCCGCCGCCCATCACGAGGATGCGTTTGCCGGCGAACTCCTCGGCGGCGACGAAGTCACGCGTGTGCAGCTGCCGGCCCCGGAACGTCTCGCGCCCCGGATAGTGCGGCCAGTAGGGGCTGTCCCACGTTCCGGTCGCAGAGATCACAGTGTCAGCCGGCCACGAGCGGCCGTCAGCGGCGCGCACGAGGAGCGCGGCGCCGTCGTGCGTCCGCTCCACCGCGGCGACCTTCGCCGGTCGCACGATCGGCAGCGCGAACCTCCGCTCGAACTCGCCGTAGTAGCGGCGCACGACGGCAGACGCGGGCTCGTGCGGGTCCGGAACCTCGAGCGGGAGGCCCGGCAGCGAGTGGAGGTGGTGCGCGGAATCGAACGTGAGGGAGTCCCAGCGGTGGCGCCACGCGCCGCCCGGTCCGCCGTTCGCGTCGAGGACCACGAAGTCCTCCCATGGCGTCAGGCCGCGCTGGGCGAGCCAGTACGCAGCGCTCAGCCCGGCTTGCCCGGCGCCGATGACTAGGGCCTTGAGGACTGCCATCCTGCGACCCCTTTCCTTGACGAGTCAATTACTTCTGCTGGGGGAACGCCGGTACGGCGCGCCTTGTTCCCGTCCGGGGTAGACTGGGCGGGTCGCGACTGGCGTTGGGTGGGTCACCACCGGGGAGCGGCACACATGGGACACCGCGGATCGTACGCCTGGGCCGGGGGCCGAGAAGCCGTGCCTTCATGCTCCGCCATGCTGTTCCGGCGGCAGCCCCGGGGCCGGTAGCCTGACCAGTAGCCCCCGCCAGTGAACCAGGAGACCCCGTGAGCCCCACCACTCCTACCGTGTCCGCCGTCAGCAACCTCCCGCTTCAGGAGGTCGACCCCGAGATCGCAGCCGTGCTCGAGCAGGAGCTCGGCCGCCAGCGCAACACCCTCGAGATGATCGCCTCGGAGAACTTCGCCCCCCGCGCCGTTATGGAGGCACAGGGCTCGGTCCTGACCAACAAGTACGCCGAGGGCTACCCTGGCAAGCGCTACTACGGCGGCTGCGAGTACGTGGACGTCGCCGAGAGCCTCGCGATCGACCGCGTCAAGGCGCTCTTCGGCGCCGAGTTCGCCAACGTCCAGCCGCACTCCGGCGCGCAGGCCAACGCCGCCGCCCTCTCGGCCATGATCAACCCGGGCGACAAGATCCTGGGCCTCTCGCTCGCCCATGGCGGCCACCTCACGCACGGCATGAAGCTCAACTTCTCCGGCAAGCTCTACCAGGTCGCCGCGTACCAGGTCGAGGAGGACTCGTTCCGGGTCGACATGGACAAGCTGCGCCAGCAGGCCCTCGCCGAGCGGCCGCAGGTGATCATCGCCGGCTGGTCCGCCTACCCGCGGCACCTCGACTTCGCGGCGTTCCGCTCCATCGCGGACGAGGTCGGCGCCCTCCTGTGGACCGACATGGCCCACTTCGCCGGGCTCGTGGCCGCGGGCCTCCACCCGAGCCCCGTGCCCCACTCGCACGTCGTGACCTCCACCGTGCACAAGACCCTTGCGGGCCCGCGCTCCGGCGTGATCCTGGCCAAGGAGGAGTTCGGCAAGAAGATCAACTCCAACGTGTTCCCGGGCCAGCAGGGCGGCCCGCTCATGCACGTCATTGCGGCGAAGGCCGTGGCGTTCAAGATCGCCGGGTCCGAGGAGTTCAAGGAGAGGCAGCAGCGGGTCCTCGAGGGCGCCAGGATCATCGCCGAGCGCCTCACCGAGAAGGACGTCGCGGACGCCGGCGTCTCGGTCCTCACCGGCGGCACCGACGTGCACCTCGTGCTCGTGGACCTGCGCAACTCCGCGCTGGACGGCCAGCAGGCCGAGGACCTCCTCCACGAGGTCGGCATCACCGTGAACCGCAACGCGGTTCCCTTCGACCCGCGGCCGCCGATGGTCACCTCGGGCCTGCGCATTGGCACCCCCGCGCTCGCCACGCGCGGCTTCGGCGCGGCTGAGTTCACCGAAGTCGCGGATATCATCGCGACCGCGCTCAAGGGCGGAGCATCCGGTGCGGACCTCGACAGCCTCCGCGCCAGGGTGGACAAGCTGGCCGCAGACTTCCCCCTCTACCCCGGCCACGAGGAGTGGTGAGCGCCCCCATGACGCAGCAGACCTCCCACAAGGCCGTCGTCCTCGACGGCAAGAAGGCCTCGGCGGACATCAAGGCCGAGCTGGCCGAGCGGATCGCTGCGCTCAAGGCCCAGGGCGTGACGCCGGGGATCGCCACGGTGCTCGTCGGGGCGGATCCGGCCTCGCAGCTGTACGTGGGCATGAAGCACAAGCAGTCCAAGGCGATCGGGATGAACTCGATCCAGAAGGAGCTGCCGGCCGATTCCACGCAGGAGCAGGTCGAGGCCCTCATCGACGAGCTCAATGCGGACCCGTCCTGCCACGGGTACATCGTCCAGCTGCCGCTGCCCAAGCACATCGATACCGACGCGGTGCTCGAGCGGATCGACCCGGCGAAGGATGCGGACGGGCTCCACCCGACCAACCTCGGCCGCCTGGTGCTCAACGTCAACGGCAAGATCGACACGCCGCTGCCCTGCACCCCCCGCGGGGTCATCGAGCTCCTGCTGCGCAACGACTACGACCTCAAAGGCAAGCACGTCGTCGTGGTGGGCCGCGGGGTGACGATCGGGCGGCCGATGCCGCTCCTGCTCACGCGCCGCGAGATCAACGCGACGGTGACGATCGTCCACACCGGCACGCAGGACATGGGCCAGTACCTGCGCCAGGCGGACGTGATCGTCTCCGGTGCGGGCGTGAAGCACATCGTCAGGCCCGAGGACGTCAAGCCGGGTGCGGCCGTCCTGGACGTGGGTGTGACCCGCGAGAACGACCCCGCGACGGGCAAGTCCACGGTGTATGGAGATGTCCACCCCGGGGTCGCGGACGTGGCCGGCTATATGTCCCCGAACCCGGGCGGCGTGGGCCCCATGACCGTGGCTCTGCTCATGACCAACGTGGTCGAGGCCGCGGAGCGGGCCGCCGGCCTCGCCTGACCCCCGTCTGGGAGTCACCTCCTGGGAGTCACCTCCTGGGAGTCACCTCCTGTGGGTCGGACTCTGAAGGTCACGTTCCGGAGGTCACGTCCCGTGGGTGTTGACCCTCGGGACGTGACCCTCAGGAGGTGACTTCCAGCATGGGGTTCGTGGGCGCGTACTCCCGCCGGAGTAGGCGGCGGCTGCGGGTGTGCCGCACCCGGACGACGACGCGGGGCGGGCCGCGCGCGTAGGCTCGCCTCATGCGTGGGTCGCCTGAGGTGTGGACGCGCCCCGGGTGGGCGGTGCGCCCCAGATGGGCTGGGCGCCGACCGCCGTGGCCCCTCCGAGTCGCGGCCGTCGTCTTCCTCGCCCTGATCCAGGTTCTCGGCACGCACGGCGCGGCGTTCCGCCAGCCCGAGGCGCGCCCCCTCGACGCCCTCGCTGCGACACTCCTCGTCGCCGGGCCCGCGCTCCTGCTCGCGGTTCCCCGCAGGCCCGGGCCGGCGGCGGCCGCGGTCGTGGGCGTCACCCTCGTGTACTTCGCGCTCGGCTACCCGTGGGGTCCCGTGCTCGCCTCGCCCGTGTTCGCGCTCGTGGTCGCTACGGCGGCGGGCGCGCGCCGCTGGGGCTGGGGCGCGGGCGGTGCGATGGCCGTCGCGGCCGCGGTCTGGGCTCTGCCCGGCGGGGACTGGCTCAGGGCGGGGGCGGTGGCGGCCTGGATCGCCGTCGTGCTCCTGATCGGCGAGGGGCTCCGCGTGCGTCGGGAGCGCATCGCCGCGCGCCGTCGCGAATGGGAGTCACACCGCCGCGAGGTGCGGGACCAGGAACGCCTCGAACTCGCCCGCGACATCCACGACATCGTGGCCCACTCACTCTCCCTCATCAACGTCCGCGCGAGCGTGGCCCTGCACCTGGCCGAGAGGAAGCCCGAGGAACTCGTGCCCGCGCTCGAGGCCATCAAGCATGCGAGCCACGAGGCCCTGGGCGAGGTGCGCGAGCTCCTCGGCGTCCTCCGCCAGGATGCCCCCGTCACCCCCGAGGACCCGCTCGGCCGCATCCCGGGGCTCATCGAGGATGCGCGGGGGACCGGGCTCGCCGTGGCCCTCGACGCACGGCTCGACCCGCCGCCGTCGCCCGCCATCCAGCGGGTGGTTCACCGAGTGGTCCAGGAGGCGCTCACCAACGCGGTGCGCCACGCGGGCGCCCGCCGCGTCGAGGTGAGGATCGCGCGCGAGGGCGGCCGCGTTGTCGTGGACGTGCACGACGACGGCTCCGGGCTCCGCGGGTCCGCCCCCGGGGCGGGGCTCACCGGCATGCGCGAACGCGTCGAATCGCTCGGAGGGACGCTCGCCCTCACGGACGACGGCGGGCTGCGGGTGCGGGCGGAACTGCCGGAGGGACAGGACGGGGCCGCCCGGTGATCCGCATCCTCGTGGTCGACGACCAGGCCCTCATCCGTGCCGGCTTCCGCGCGCTCCTCGACGCCGAGCCGGACATGGAGGTTGTGGGCGAGGCCGGGACCGGAGCGGAAGCGGTGGCCCTGGCGGCGAGGCTCGCGCCCGACGTCGTGCTCATGGACATCCGGATGCCCGGTGGCGACGGCCTCGAGGCCACCCAGACGATCCTGTCCGCTCACCCGGAGGGACTGAGGGTGGTCATCCTCACCACGTTCGAGCTTGACGAGTACGTCACCGGCGCGATCCGCGCTGGAGCGAGCGGCTTCCTCGTCAAGGACACGGAGCCGGCGGACCTCCTCCGGGCCGTGCGTGCCGTGCACGACGGCGACGCGATGCTGTCGCCGTCCGTCACCCGCCGGCTGCTCGCTCGGCTCGCGGCCGAGAAGGGGCCCGCGGGGGCGCCGTCGCCGACGGCCGACGGCGGGCTGCTCACCGAACGGGAGCGCGAGGTCCTCGCGCTCGTCGGGCAGGGTCTGAACAACGCGGAGATCGCGGCGCGGCTGTTCATCACGCCGCTCACGGCGAAGACCCACGTCTCGCGGGCCATGACCAAGCTCGGGCTACGCGACCGGGCCCAGCTGGTGGTGCTCGCGTACGAGTCCGGGCTCGTGCGGCCGGGCTGGCTCGGCTGAGCCTGCTCCGAGCGGAGTAGCCGGCCCCGGGCAAGTGACTCCCGGGGGCCGACGCGGGAGCAGTGCCAGCTGGGAAGACTGGAATCAGCGGCTGAAGGCCAGCCGACGCAGTCCCGAGGAGATCGCCATGCTCACCGTACTCGACGCCACAACCGCCGCAGACCCGACCATCCACTGGGCTGGGCCCTGGTTCCCGTGGTTCCTCATCTTCCCGTTGTTCTGGATCCTCGCCCTGGCCCTCTTCTTCGCCGTGGGCCGCCGCTTCTGGTGGGGCCGGCGCGGGCAGGGGGCGGACACGGGCCGCTTCGGCCCCGGCCGTGGATACTCGGGGGCGGTCCCGAACGGCCCGGCGGCCGCGGAGGAGATCCTCCGTGAGCGCTACGCCCGCGGGGACATCGATGAGACCGAGTACCGCCAGCGGCTCGAGGTCCTCCGCGGCGCCGAGCCGGGACCTTACTACCAGGCCTGAAGTGCCACCGGCTGCCCCGCTGACCTGGGGGTCAGCTTCCGGGAGTCATCTCCGAGGGGCCAGCTCTTGAGAGTCAGGCACGAGAGAAAGCAGTCAGGTCCCGAGGGTCGCGCGAGGTGACTCTCAGGACCTGACTCCCAGGAGGTGACTCCCAGACGGGCGCGGGGCTAGGCCTGGGCGGCCGCCGCCTCCGAGGTGCGGTTCTGGGCGAACATCGTGGCGCCGCTGGCCTGCTCGGCCTCGTGGTCCGGGCCGAGCGGAATGCCGGGGCGGTCGCGCAGCATCAGGACGGCGGCGATGGACACGAGGGTCGCAATCAGCAGGTAGACCGAGATCGAGACCGTAGAGCCGGTGGCCTGCAGGAGGGCCTGGGCGATGGTCGGTGCGAATGCGCCGCCGAGGATCGCGCCGATGGCGTAGGAGATCGACACGCCGGAGAAGCGGACGGAGGCTGGGAAGATCTCCGAGTACCACGCGGCCTGGGGGCCGTAGGTCAGGCCGAGGCCGACCGAGAAGAGCACGAGGCCCGTGTAGAGCCCGGCTACCGTTCCCTGGTTCACGAAGAAGAACACGACGAACACCATGATCAGCTGGATGGAGAAGCCGATGAGGTACGTGTTCCGCCGGCCGATCCTGTCTGCCAGGTAGCCGGCGGTGAGGGTCGAGAAGAACCACACCGCCGCAGCGACGGTCACGGCCAGGAGCACCGTGGTGGGATCCATCTTGAGCTTGCCGGTCGCGTAGCCCTGGAGGAAGCCGCCGGTGGTCATGTAGCCTGCCGCGTTGTTGCCCACGAAGACGAGGGCGGCGAGGATCACGAGGTGCCAGTGCTTGCGGAAAAGGGCGACGATCGGGACCTTGGTCTGCTGGCCGCGCTCGGCGATCTCGGCGAACACGGGGCTCTCCTCGACGGAGCGGCGCACCATGTAGCCGACTCCGATGAGCACGACGCTGAGCAGGAACGGCACCCGCCAGCCCCAGTCGAGGAACGCCTGGCCGGGGGAGACGAGGCCGGTCATGATGGCCATGACGCCCGAGGCGAGGAGCATGCCCAGGGGCACACCGAGCTGCGGGAACGCGCCGGCCCGGCCGCGGCGGTCCGCCGGGGCGTGCTCGACCGCCATGAGGACCGCGCCGCCCCACTCGCCGCCGGCCGAGACGCCCTGGAGGATGCGGAGCAGGAGAAGGAGGATCGGGGCGGCGATGCCGACCTGGGCGAATGTGGGCAGGACACCGATGAGCGTCGTGGCCGCGCCCATGAGGATGAGCGTGATGACGAGCATGGCCCTGCGCCCGATCACGTCGCCGAAGTGCCCGGCGAGGAATGCGCCGAGCGGGCGGAACAGGAACGAGATGCCGACCGTGGCGAAGGAGAGGAGGAGGCCGATGTCCTCGCCGGCCGGCTTGAAGAACAGCTGGGCGAAGACGAGCCCGGCGCCCGTAGCGTAGATGAAGAAGTCGTACCACTCGATCGTGGTACCGATGATCGTCGCGAAGGCGACGCGTCGCTGCGTCGACGCGTTGGCGGCGCTGGATGAGGTCATTGCCTGTCCTTGAGGGGTGCTGGGTGGAGCGGTGACTCTATGGTGAGCCACAGCACTTCCACATGTAAACATCAGAGATATGCGAATAAAGTTCTGTTGTACTTAAGAAGCTGATCCTTGACTCCTGCGGTCCTTCTCTGTGAGGTGGTGACGATGGCGGATGTGACGCTCAGGCAGCTCGAGCTGTTCGCTGCCCTGCCGGACTTCGAGACGCTCAGTGCGGCCGCGGTCCACCTCCACATCTCGGAGTCCGCGCTCTCCCAGGCCATCACGGGGCTCGAGAGGAGCGTGGGGGAGCAGCTGTGCGTACGCCGCAAGGCGCGGGGCCTGGCGCTGACGCCCGCGGGCCAGCACTTCGCGGTGCAGGCGCGCCGGATCCTCTCGGACACGCGGGAGCTCGTCCTGGACGCGCGCCGGGGCGAGGAGCTGCGCGGCCCCGTGAAGCTGGGCTGCTTCGCCAGCTTCGCCACGAGCGTGGTGCCCGAGCTCCTCGAGGGCTTCCCGCGGCGGCATCCGGGAGTGGACCTCGAGATCACGGTGGGCACGAACGACGACCTGCTCCCCGCGCTCGAGTCCGGCCGCCTCGACGTGGCGATCATGTACGACATGTTCCTGCCGGTCGGGTACAGCCGCCGCGAGATCTATGCGACCGAGCTCGAGGCCCACCTGCATCCGGACCACCCGCTCGCGGCCCGCAGCACCGTGGACCTTGCCGACCTCGCCGACGAGCCTCTCATCCACTACGAGGCGAGCCCGAGCACGCTCAACACGGTCGAGGCGTTCGCCGCGCGCGGGCTCGAGCCCAGGATCGCGGCCCGGGTCCCGCAGATCATCCTCGTCGAGGCGCTCGTGGGCCGCGGCGTGGGGTACGGCCTGCTCATGTCCCGCCCCAACGTGCTCCCGGTGAGCCTCGAGGGCCGGCCCGTTGCGGTGCGCCGCCTCGATCCGCCTGCGACTCGTGCCCACGTCGTGGGCATCTGGCCCGAGGACATGGCCCTCACGCCGCGCGCCGCCGCCCTCCTGGACTACGCGGTCGAGAAGCTCGGCTGCTACGGGCGCGCAGCGCAGGACGCAGAGCGCAGCAGGGAGACGCACGACGGCGCTGGGCCGGCTCCCGCGGGCGGGCGGACTCATGCGGTGACCGGCACCGCCCGCGAGTAGGCCTTCACGTCGAAGGACGGGTCGGCCAGGTCCTCGGGCGAGAGCGGCCTGCCGGCGCCGAGGATCCGGCGCGCGGCCATGTGGTCCGCGGGGCTGTTGACGCTCTCGACGGCGAGCAGCGCCGCGCCCTCGTGCGCGCCGTCGAACGAGAAGACCGAGAACTTCCCCGACCCCTGGTCGCCGCGGACCACGCAGTGCGCGCCCGGGCGTCGGAGGCCGGCGATCTGGACCTTCGTGGGTCCCTGATGGCTCCAGAACCACGGCAGCTCCCGGTACTCGCCGGGATCCTCGCCGAGCAGCGCGGAGGCGAGGTGCCGCGCGTGGTCGGTCGCGTTCTGCACGGACTCGAGCCGGATGGTCCGGCCCGCGTGCGTGCTCGGGAAGCTCGCGCAGTCGCCGATGGCGAAGATGTGGGGGTCCGAGGTGCGCAGGGCGCCGTCGACCGTCACCCCGCCGGTCTCCGCGTCCACGGCGAGTCCCGCTGCCGCCGCGAGCGCGGTGGCGGGGGAGACGCCGACGCCCACCACCACGACGTCCGCGGGAAGCTCGCGGCCGTCGGTGGTCACCACAGCGGTCACCCGGCCGTGCTCGCCGCGGAGGGCGGCGACGCCCGTGCCGAGCTCGAGCCGCAGGCCGTCGAGCGTGTGCCTCCGGGCGAGGAACGCCGAGACGGCCGGGGACACGGAGCGGCGCAGGGGCCGGTCAGTGGGGGCCACGACCGTGACGTCCACACCCAGTGTCCGCGCGCCGGCCGCGAACTCGAGCCCGACGAACCCGGCGCCGACCACTACGGCGTGCCGTGCGCCGTCGAGCGCCGCCCTCGCGGCCCGCGCATCGGCGAGGGTGCGCAGGGACACGACGCCGCCGAGGTCTTCGCCCTCCACGCCGAGCGAGCGGTTGTCCGCACCGGTGGCCAGTACGAGCGCCGTATAGCCGATCCGCTCGCCCGTGCTGGTGACGATCTCTTGCGCGGCCCGGTCGACCTCGGCGGCGGAGACGCCCCAGAGGGCGCGGATGCCGGAGTCCTCGAAGAACCGCTCGCCGCGCAGCGGGAGGGGCTGGGCGTCGTCGGCCGCCGAGATGAAGTCCTTCGAGAGCGGCGGGCGCTGGTACGGCAGCTCGGACTCGCGCGAGAGGAGTGTGATGGGGCCGGGGAATCCGCCGGTGCGGAGCGAGTCGACGAGCTGGACGCCGGCGTGTCCCGCGCCCACGACCACGACGTGGTCCGATTCCGTCAGCACGTCACACCTGCCCGTTCGGGACGTCGACCACGAGCGCGTCGCTGCCGCCGCACGTGATCTGGCAGCCGAGGCGGCTGCGCGTCCCGTCGCGCGGGCTGGCGGTGCAGTCCAGCATTTCGTCCTCGTCCTCGCTGATCTCGGGGAGGCCGTCGAGGTACTCCGGGCGGACCAGGACGTGGCATGTGGCGCACATGGCCTGGCCGCCGCACTCGCCGACGATACCCGGGACGCCCGCCGTCACGGCGGCGCGCATGACTGAGGTGGTGGGATCGACGGTCAGCACGGTCTCGGCGCCGCTGGGCTGGACGTAGGTGATGGTGGGCATGGGGTCTTCCTTCGTGGTCGTGGGGCGGAGATGGGCGGGGTGCTTCGCTGGGGCGTGGTCAGTCCCAGTCGACCGGGAGCTCGAGCATGCCGCGGAACACCCAGCCGCCCTCGCGGGCGGGGCGCTCCGAGAGGCGCAGGTTGGGCAGGGCCTCGAAGAGCCTCGGCAGGGCCACCTGGGCCACCGAGGTGCGGGCCACCCATGTGCCGGCGCAGAAGTGGGCCCCGCCGCCGAACGCGAGGTGCGGCCTCTTCTCGCGGTTGAGGTTGTACGCCTCGGGGTCCTCGAACTGGGCGGGGTCCCGGTTCGCTGCGCCGACGTTCACGCCGAGCCGTGCGCCGGCGGGAAGCGTCACTCCGCCGATCTCCACCTCGCGCGTGGTCTGGCGCGGGTACATGCCGATCGGGGCGACCCAGCGGACGGCCTCCTCGAAGGCCGCGGCCCACAGGCTCGGGTCGGCGAGGACCTGGTCGAGCTGGTCGCGGTGTGACAGGAGGGCCCACACGGCCGTGCCGATGACGTCGCGCGGTTCGTTGAGGCCGCCGCCGATCGT is a window encoding:
- a CDS encoding NAD(P)/FAD-dependent oxidoreductase, with the protein product MLTESDHVVVVGAGHAGVQLVDSLRTGGFPGPITLLSRESELPYQRPPLSKDFISAADDAQPLPLRGERFFEDSGIRALWGVSAAEVDRAAQEIVTSTGERIGYTALVLATGADNRSLGVEGEDLGGVVSLRTLADARAARAALDGARHAVVVGAGFVGLEFAAGARTLGVDVTVVAPTDRPLRRSVSPAVSAFLARRHTLDGLRLELGTGVAALRGEHGRVTAVVTTDGRELPADVVVVGVGVSPATALAAAAGLAVDAETGGVTVDGALRTSDPHIFAIGDCASFPSTHAGRTIRLESVQNATDHARHLASALLGEDPGEYRELPWFWSHQGPTKVQIAGLRRPGAHCVVRGDQGSGKFSVFSFDGAHEGAALLAVESVNSPADHMAARRILGAGRPLSPEDLADPSFDVKAYSRAVPVTA
- a CDS encoding LysR substrate-binding domain-containing protein — protein: MADVTLRQLELFAALPDFETLSAAAVHLHISESALSQAITGLERSVGEQLCVRRKARGLALTPAGQHFAVQARRILSDTRELVLDARRGEELRGPVKLGCFASFATSVVPELLEGFPRRHPGVDLEITVGTNDDLLPALESGRLDVAIMYDMFLPVGYSRREIYATELEAHLHPDHPLAARSTVDLADLADEPLIHYEASPSTLNTVEAFAARGLEPRIAARVPQIILVEALVGRGVGYGLLMSRPNVLPVSLEGRPVAVRRLDPPATRAHVVGIWPEDMALTPRAAALLDYAVEKLGCYGRAAQDAERSRETHDGAGPAPAGGRTHAVTGTARE
- a CDS encoding SHOCT domain-containing protein encodes the protein MLTVLDATTAADPTIHWAGPWFPWFLIFPLFWILALALFFAVGRRFWWGRRGQGADTGRFGPGRGYSGAVPNGPAAAEEILRERYARGDIDETEYRQRLEVLRGAEPGPYYQA
- a CDS encoding MFS transporter, producing MTSSSAANASTQRRVAFATIIGTTIEWYDFFIYATGAGLVFAQLFFKPAGEDIGLLLSFATVGISFLFRPLGAFLAGHFGDVIGRRAMLVITLILMGAATTLIGVLPTFAQVGIAAPILLLLLRILQGVSAGGEWGGAVLMAVEHAPADRRGRAGAFPQLGVPLGMLLASGVMAIMTGLVSPGQAFLDWGWRVPFLLSVVLIGVGYMVRRSVEESPVFAEIAERGQQTKVPIVALFRKHWHLVILAALVFVGNNAAGYMTTGGFLQGYATGKLKMDPTTVLLAVTVAAAVWFFSTLTAGYLADRIGRRNTYLIGFSIQLIMVFVVFFFVNQGTVAGLYTGLVLFSVGLGLTYGPQAAWYSEIFPASVRFSGVSISYAIGAILGGAFAPTIAQALLQATGSTVSISVYLLIATLVSIAAVLMLRDRPGIPLGPDHEAEQASGATMFAQNRTSEAAAAQA
- a CDS encoding 2Fe-2S iron-sulfur cluster-binding protein, with the translated sequence MPTITYVQPSGAETVLTVDPTTSVMRAAVTAGVPGIVGECGGQAMCATCHVLVRPEYLDGLPEISEDEDEMLDCTASPRDGTRSRLGCQITCGGSDALVVDVPNGQV
- a CDS encoding response regulator, encoding MIRILVVDDQALIRAGFRALLDAEPDMEVVGEAGTGAEAVALAARLAPDVVLMDIRMPGGDGLEATQTILSAHPEGLRVVILTTFELDEYVTGAIRAGASGFLVKDTEPADLLRAVRAVHDGDAMLSPSVTRRLLARLAAEKGPAGAPSPTADGGLLTEREREVLALVGQGLNNAEIAARLFITPLTAKTHVSRAMTKLGLRDRAQLVVLAYESGLVRPGWLG